One part of the Falco peregrinus isolate bFalPer1 chromosome 14, bFalPer1.pri, whole genome shotgun sequence genome encodes these proteins:
- the ZNF276 gene encoding zinc finger protein 276 isoform X1 — protein MLKPGLWRQPRAREGEWEHLPSGHSQLPYSCSRHPVFGPSLAGIGRALSTGYCRLCHGKFSSRSLRNAFGKVPVMGENSEKQRRVDQVFFTDFQRLVGVAVRQDPALPQFVCKKCHAQFYKCRSVLRTFIQRVNASPTGHVKSKGKSGAAQAQPGADGGASCLVDLITSSPQCLHSLVTWTHTHAGSCTSVPSLQSVLSSEYCGIIRAVWGCGDGHDYVMDTDSDCSTVLVDNALCVKREWNKSTAQHLTDNGAGADNAEAVSAPKPQHAPVRTTPCQQPANKGTTSVPLNVENELPQDRDSSHLQLDSMASIQEKALLQPVSPLSSVTGQLSGKQVLSATSDERVKDEFSDLSEGDFLSDDENEKRNVQSSDDSFEPYPEKKVSGKKSDSKEAKKAEEPKIRKKPGPKPGWKKKIKCEREELPTIYKCPYQGCTAVYRGADGMKKHIKEHHEEVRERPCPHPGCNKVFMIDRYLQRHVKLIHTEVRNYICDECGQTFKQRKHLSVHQMRHSGAKPLQCEICGFQCRQRASLKYHMTKHKAETELEFACDQCGKRFEKAHNLNVHMSMVHPLTQTQDKAKPLEPEPILLLNTSGTSESQVVKPEVTAQQEPT, from the exons ATGCTGAAGCCAGGGCTCTGGAGGCAGCCTAGAGCGAGGGAAGGGGAATGGGAACATCTTCCTTCGGGCCATAGCCAGCTGCCATACTCTTGCAGCAGGCACCCAGTCTTCGGTCCTTCTCTGGCAGGAATCGGCAGAGCCCTGAGCACTGGGTATTGTCGCCTCTGCCACGGGAAGTTCTCCTCCAGGAGCCTGCGCAATGCCTTCGGGAAGGTGCCTGTCATGGGGGAGAACTCGGAGAAGCAGCGACGTGTGGATCAGGTCTTCTTCACCGACTTCCAGCGGCTGGTCGGCGTGGCGGTGCGGCAGGACCCCGCGCTCCCCCAGTTCGTCTGCAAGAAGTGCCATGCCCAGTTCTACAAATGCCGCAGCGTCCTCAGGACATTTATCCAGAGGGTGAATGCGTCTCCCACAGGCCATGTGAAGTCAAAAGGAAA GAGCGGCGCGGCCCAGGCCCAGCCGGGTGCAGATGGAGGTGCCTCCTGCCTGG TGGACCTGATCACCTCCAGCCCCCAGTGCCTGCACAGCCTGGTGACGTGGACGCACACGCACGCCGGGAGCTGTACGTCGGTGCCCAGCCTGCAGAGCGTGCTCTCCTCCGAGTACTGCGGCATCATCCGCGCTGtctggggctgtggggatgggCACGACTATGTCATGGATACAGATTCGGACTGTAGCACGGTGCTTGTCGACAATGCCTTGTGTGTCAAACGGGAGTGGAACAAGAGCACGGCGCAGCACTTGACTGACAACGGGGCAGGCGCAGACAATGCTGAGGCTGTTTCTGCTCCCAAACCCCAGCATGCTCCAGTAAGGACAACTCCTTGCCAGCAGCCCGCAAACAAAGGGACCACATCGGTGCCACTGAACGTGGAGAATGAGCTGCCGCAGGACAGGGATTCATCTCACTTGCAACTGGACAGCATGGCCTCCATACAGGAGAAAGCCCTGTTGCAGCCCGTGTCACCACTGAGCAGTGTCACAG GACAGTTGAGTGGGAAGCAGGTTCTGTCTGCAACGTCGGATGAGCGGGTAAAAGACGAGTTCAGTGACCTTTCTGAGGG GGACTTCTTGAGTGATGATGAAAATGAGAAGAGAAATGTGCAATCTTCAGATGACTCCTTCGAGCCTTACCCCGAAAAGAA GGTTTCTGGCAAGAAAAGCGACAGcaaagaagcaaagaaggcagAAGAGCCCAAAATAAGGAAGAAGCCAGGGCCTAAgccaggctggaaaaaaaaaatcaaatgtgaaaG GGAGGAGCTGCCTACCATTTACAAGTGTCCTTACCAGGGATGCACGGCTGTCTACAGAGGGGCAGATGGCATGAAG AAACACATCAAAGAGCATCACGAAGAGGTTCGGGAGAGGCCCTGTCCTCATCCTGGCTGCAACAAGGTGTTCATGATTGACCGGTACCTGCAGCGTCATGTGAAACTCATTCACACAG AGGTACGTAATTATATCTGTGATGAATGTGGGCAGACATTTAAGCAACGCAAACACCTCTCGGTCCATCAGATGCGGCACTCGGGAGCAAAGCCTTTGCA GTGTGAAATCTGTGGTTTCCAGTGCCGACAGCGAGCATCACTCAAGTACCACATGACCAAACACAAAGCTGAGACGGAGCTGGAGTTTGCCTGTGACCAGTGCGGGAAGCGCTTTGAGAAGGCCCATAACCTTAATGTCCACATGTCCATGGTGCACCCTCTGACCCAGACTCAGGACAAAGCCAAGCCACTGGAGCCAGAGCCCATTCTCCTCCTAAATACTTCAGGGACTTCAGAAAGTCAGGTGGTAAAGCCAGAAGTGACTGCGCAGCAGGAGCCCACCTGA
- the ZNF276 gene encoding zinc finger protein 276 isoform X2, producing the protein MGENSEKQRRVDQVFFTDFQRLVGVAVRQDPALPQFVCKKCHAQFYKCRSVLRTFIQRVNASPTGHVKSKGKSGAAQAQPGADGGASCLVDLITSSPQCLHSLVTWTHTHAGSCTSVPSLQSVLSSEYCGIIRAVWGCGDGHDYVMDTDSDCSTVLVDNALCVKREWNKSTAQHLTDNGAGADNAEAVSAPKPQHAPVRTTPCQQPANKGTTSVPLNVENELPQDRDSSHLQLDSMASIQEKALLQPVSPLSSVTGQLSGKQVLSATSDERVKDEFSDLSEGDFLSDDENEKRNVQSSDDSFEPYPEKKVSGKKSDSKEAKKAEEPKIRKKPGPKPGWKKKIKCEREELPTIYKCPYQGCTAVYRGADGMKKHIKEHHEEVRERPCPHPGCNKVFMIDRYLQRHVKLIHTEVRNYICDECGQTFKQRKHLSVHQMRHSGAKPLQCEICGFQCRQRASLKYHMTKHKAETELEFACDQCGKRFEKAHNLNVHMSMVHPLTQTQDKAKPLEPEPILLLNTSGTSESQVVKPEVTAQQEPT; encoded by the exons ATGGGGGAGAACTCGGAGAAGCAGCGACGTGTGGATCAGGTCTTCTTCACCGACTTCCAGCGGCTGGTCGGCGTGGCGGTGCGGCAGGACCCCGCGCTCCCCCAGTTCGTCTGCAAGAAGTGCCATGCCCAGTTCTACAAATGCCGCAGCGTCCTCAGGACATTTATCCAGAGGGTGAATGCGTCTCCCACAGGCCATGTGAAGTCAAAAGGAAA GAGCGGCGCGGCCCAGGCCCAGCCGGGTGCAGATGGAGGTGCCTCCTGCCTGG TGGACCTGATCACCTCCAGCCCCCAGTGCCTGCACAGCCTGGTGACGTGGACGCACACGCACGCCGGGAGCTGTACGTCGGTGCCCAGCCTGCAGAGCGTGCTCTCCTCCGAGTACTGCGGCATCATCCGCGCTGtctggggctgtggggatgggCACGACTATGTCATGGATACAGATTCGGACTGTAGCACGGTGCTTGTCGACAATGCCTTGTGTGTCAAACGGGAGTGGAACAAGAGCACGGCGCAGCACTTGACTGACAACGGGGCAGGCGCAGACAATGCTGAGGCTGTTTCTGCTCCCAAACCCCAGCATGCTCCAGTAAGGACAACTCCTTGCCAGCAGCCCGCAAACAAAGGGACCACATCGGTGCCACTGAACGTGGAGAATGAGCTGCCGCAGGACAGGGATTCATCTCACTTGCAACTGGACAGCATGGCCTCCATACAGGAGAAAGCCCTGTTGCAGCCCGTGTCACCACTGAGCAGTGTCACAG GACAGTTGAGTGGGAAGCAGGTTCTGTCTGCAACGTCGGATGAGCGGGTAAAAGACGAGTTCAGTGACCTTTCTGAGGG GGACTTCTTGAGTGATGATGAAAATGAGAAGAGAAATGTGCAATCTTCAGATGACTCCTTCGAGCCTTACCCCGAAAAGAA GGTTTCTGGCAAGAAAAGCGACAGcaaagaagcaaagaaggcagAAGAGCCCAAAATAAGGAAGAAGCCAGGGCCTAAgccaggctggaaaaaaaaaatcaaatgtgaaaG GGAGGAGCTGCCTACCATTTACAAGTGTCCTTACCAGGGATGCACGGCTGTCTACAGAGGGGCAGATGGCATGAAG AAACACATCAAAGAGCATCACGAAGAGGTTCGGGAGAGGCCCTGTCCTCATCCTGGCTGCAACAAGGTGTTCATGATTGACCGGTACCTGCAGCGTCATGTGAAACTCATTCACACAG AGGTACGTAATTATATCTGTGATGAATGTGGGCAGACATTTAAGCAACGCAAACACCTCTCGGTCCATCAGATGCGGCACTCGGGAGCAAAGCCTTTGCA GTGTGAAATCTGTGGTTTCCAGTGCCGACAGCGAGCATCACTCAAGTACCACATGACCAAACACAAAGCTGAGACGGAGCTGGAGTTTGCCTGTGACCAGTGCGGGAAGCGCTTTGAGAAGGCCCATAACCTTAATGTCCACATGTCCATGGTGCACCCTCTGACCCAGACTCAGGACAAAGCCAAGCCACTGGAGCCAGAGCCCATTCTCCTCCTAAATACTTCAGGGACTTCAGAAAGTCAGGTGGTAAAGCCAGAAGTGACTGCGCAGCAGGAGCCCACCTGA